The Cystobacter fuscus DSM 2262 genome window below encodes:
- a CDS encoding family 2B encapsulin nanocompartment shell protein → MTNPVKPGGEEEKQQLSLATLAARQLTTTTKSVPQMQGISSRWLLKLLPWVQVSGGTFRLNRRMSYTVGDGRVTFFNTGAKVQVIPQELRELPLLRGFEDNEVLTALANRFEQKEFKPGQVITEAGKEADSICLIAHGKVNKIGKGKYGDDTVLETLADGDHYSYEVLLESQDYWQFTTRAVTACTVLILKQSDFESVLALSPSLQKHVEGFKALRKKKTDKTGEAAIELAAGHHGEPTLPGTFVDYETHPREYELSVAQTVLQIHTRVADLFNDPMNQTEQQLRLTVEALKERKEHELINNREFGLLHNADLKQRIHTRGGPPTPDDMDELLATVWKEPSFFLAHPRAIAAFGQECSRRGIYPTSIDVGGNMVPAWRGIPMFTSNKIPISETRTSSILLMRAGEKNQGVVGLHQAGIPDEIEPSFNVRFMGINEKAIISYLVSTYFSAAVLVPDALGILESVELGRAHE, encoded by the coding sequence ATGACGAATCCAGTGAAGCCGGGTGGTGAAGAGGAAAAGCAGCAGTTGAGCCTCGCGACGCTCGCGGCGCGCCAGCTGACGACGACGACCAAGTCCGTTCCGCAGATGCAGGGAATCTCGTCCCGGTGGCTGCTGAAGCTGCTGCCGTGGGTGCAGGTCTCGGGCGGCACGTTCCGTCTCAACCGCCGCATGAGCTACACCGTGGGCGACGGCCGGGTGACCTTCTTCAACACCGGTGCGAAGGTCCAGGTCATTCCCCAGGAACTCCGTGAGCTGCCGTTGCTGCGCGGCTTCGAGGACAACGAGGTACTGACCGCCCTGGCCAACCGCTTCGAGCAGAAGGAGTTCAAGCCCGGTCAGGTGATCACCGAGGCCGGCAAGGAGGCCGACTCCATCTGCCTCATCGCCCACGGCAAGGTGAACAAGATTGGCAAGGGCAAGTACGGCGATGACACCGTGCTCGAGACGCTGGCGGATGGCGACCACTACAGCTACGAGGTGCTGCTGGAGTCGCAGGACTACTGGCAGTTCACGACCAGGGCCGTCACCGCCTGCACGGTGCTGATCCTCAAGCAGTCCGACTTCGAGTCGGTGCTCGCCCTGTCTCCGTCGCTCCAGAAGCACGTCGAGGGCTTCAAGGCCCTGAGGAAGAAGAAGACGGACAAGACGGGCGAGGCCGCCATCGAGCTGGCCGCGGGCCACCACGGCGAGCCGACGCTGCCCGGGACGTTCGTCGACTACGAGACCCATCCCCGCGAGTACGAGCTGAGCGTGGCCCAGACCGTGCTCCAGATCCATACCCGTGTCGCCGACCTGTTCAACGACCCGATGAACCAGACCGAGCAGCAGTTGCGTCTGACCGTCGAGGCGCTCAAGGAGCGCAAGGAACACGAGCTCATCAACAACCGGGAGTTCGGACTGCTGCACAACGCGGATCTCAAGCAGCGCATCCACACCCGCGGCGGGCCTCCGACGCCCGACGACATGGACGAGCTGCTCGCGACGGTCTGGAAGGAGCCCTCGTTCTTCCTGGCCCACCCGCGTGCCATCGCCGCGTTCGGTCAGGAGTGCAGCCGCCGGGGCATCTACCCGACCAGCATCGACGTGGGCGGCAACATGGTCCCCGCCTGGCGCGGCATCCCCATGTTCACGAGCAACAAGATCCCCATCAGCGAGACGCGGACCAGCTCCATCCTCCTGATGCGCGCGGGTGAGAAGAACCAGGGCGTCGTCGGCCTGCATCAGGCGGGCATCCCGGACGAGATCGAGCCCAGCTTCAATGTCCGGTTCATGGGCATCAACGAGAAGGCGATCATCTCCTATCTCGTCAGCACCTACTTCTCCGCCGCCGTGCTGGTCCCCGACGCGCTGGGCATCCTGGAGAGCGTCGAACTCGGCCGTGCCCACGAGTAG
- a CDS encoding family 2B encapsulin nanocompartment shell protein, translating into MANTTNPAGGSDAEQHQLSLATAAARQLTTTTKSQPQMEEITPRWLLRILPWVEVSGVYRVNRRLTYTASDDRLEFSNIGAKVELHPQELNKLPLLHGFADVDNLVLRALANQFVQKEFKAGELIVEAGQPAEHVILLAHGKAHKLGAGKYGDQVILDSLADGDHFGDQAVVESNDRWPFTVKALTSCIVLMLPQRLFEGVIMQSPALHAHVERYKARLRKPQDKQGQAAIELSAGHHGEPTLPQTFVDYEIKPREYELSVAQTILRVHTRVSDLFNDPMNQVAEQLRLTVEAIRERQEYEMINNREFGLLHNADLKQRINPRSGPPTPDDLDELISRRRKSRYLLAHPRTIAAFSQECNRRGIYPTCVEVQGRPVIGWRGVPLLPCDKIPITKERTSSIIVMRTGVDDQGVVGLHETGIPDEIQPGLSARRMEVNDKAITSYLVSAYYSVAPLVPDALGVLENVQLGR; encoded by the coding sequence ATGGCGAATACGACGAATCCAGCGGGCGGTAGCGACGCGGAACAGCATCAGTTGAGTCTGGCGACGGCCGCTGCCCGCCAGTTGACGACGACGACCAAGTCACAGCCACAGATGGAGGAAATCACTCCCCGGTGGCTGCTGCGGATACTGCCCTGGGTCGAGGTGTCCGGCGTGTATCGCGTCAACCGCCGGTTGACCTATACGGCGAGTGATGACCGCCTCGAATTCAGCAACATCGGCGCCAAGGTGGAGCTCCATCCCCAGGAGCTGAACAAGCTGCCGCTGCTGCACGGCTTCGCGGACGTCGACAACCTGGTGCTGAGGGCCCTGGCGAACCAGTTCGTCCAGAAGGAGTTCAAGGCCGGTGAGCTCATCGTCGAGGCGGGCCAGCCCGCCGAGCATGTGATCCTGCTCGCCCATGGCAAGGCCCACAAGCTGGGCGCGGGCAAGTATGGCGATCAGGTCATCCTCGATTCACTGGCCGACGGCGACCACTTCGGGGATCAGGCCGTGGTGGAGTCGAACGACCGGTGGCCCTTCACGGTCAAGGCGCTCACCTCCTGCATCGTGCTGATGCTGCCGCAGCGGCTGTTCGAGGGGGTGATCATGCAGTCCCCCGCGCTGCACGCGCACGTCGAGCGCTACAAGGCGCGCTTGAGGAAGCCCCAGGACAAGCAGGGGCAGGCCGCCATCGAGCTGTCCGCGGGCCACCACGGCGAGCCGACACTTCCCCAGACGTTCGTCGACTACGAGATCAAGCCCCGCGAGTACGAGCTGAGCGTGGCCCAGACCATCCTCCGGGTGCACACCCGCGTGTCGGATCTGTTCAACGATCCGATGAACCAGGTGGCGGAACAGCTCCGGTTGACCGTCGAGGCCATCCGCGAGCGGCAGGAATACGAGATGATCAACAACCGGGAGTTCGGGCTGCTGCACAACGCCGACCTCAAGCAGCGCATCAATCCGCGCAGCGGGCCTCCCACTCCGGACGATCTGGACGAGCTGATCAGCCGGCGCAGGAAGTCTCGCTACCTCCTGGCCCACCCGCGCACCATCGCCGCGTTCAGCCAGGAGTGCAACCGCCGCGGCATCTACCCGACATGCGTCGAGGTGCAGGGCAGACCGGTCATCGGCTGGCGCGGTGTTCCCCTCCTGCCCTGCGACAAGATTCCCATCACCAAGGAGCGCACCAGCTCCATCATCGTGATGCGCACGGGCGTGGACGATCAAGGCGTCGTCGGCCTGCACGAGACCGGCATCCCGGACGAGATCCAACCTGGCCTCTCGGCCCGGCGCATGGAAGTCAACGACAAGGCGATTACCTCCTATCTCGTCAGCGCCTACTACTCGGTGGCCCCCCTCGTGCCCGACGCGCTCGGAGTCCTCGAGAACGTCCAGCTCGGGCGCTGA
- a CDS encoding TetR/AcrR family transcriptional regulator: protein MLVRGEPVVRGILEATREELASVGYGALRIEDVAARAGVNKTTIYRRWPTKQELVAVALRSVTAERVVPPNTGSLRGDLLGIGRHMAMVMGSAEGQALRRILIAEERNPEFTDIAQQLRESMDALPLPVIEAARARGEFVPGFDSMLLFKTLAGALQHRLFMERQDVDEGFLVQLADLLLLGALAPDRRK, encoded by the coding sequence ATGCTCGTGCGCGGAGAGCCCGTGGTGCGAGGCATTCTCGAGGCCACGCGCGAGGAGCTCGCCTCCGTCGGCTACGGGGCGCTGCGCATCGAGGACGTGGCCGCGCGGGCCGGGGTCAACAAGACCACCATCTACCGGCGCTGGCCAACGAAGCAGGAACTGGTGGCGGTGGCGCTCCGGTCGGTCACCGCCGAGCGGGTCGTCCCTCCGAACACGGGCTCGCTCCGGGGCGATCTGCTCGGGATCGGGCGCCACATGGCCATGGTCATGGGTTCAGCGGAAGGGCAGGCGCTCCGGCGCATCCTCATCGCCGAGGAGCGCAACCCGGAGTTCACGGACATCGCCCAGCAGCTGCGCGAATCGATGGATGCCTTGCCGCTGCCCGTCATCGAGGCCGCGAGGGCCCGGGGCGAGTTCGTGCCAGGCTTCGACAGCATGCTGCTCTTCAAGACCCTCGCGGGGGCGCTCCAGCATCGGCTCTTCATGGAGCGCCAGGACGTCGACGAGGGCTTTCTCGTCCAGTTGGCCGATCTGCTCCTGCTGGGCGCACTGGCGCCCGACAGGAGGAAGTGA